Genomic segment of Rubrivirga sp. SAORIC476:
CCACGCGGCGCCGCGCTGGCGGGCGTGGTGCTGGCCGTGATCGGGGCGATCGCGTCGGCGTCGGCGCTGGGCGGCCCTCGCCTGATGGCCGAGGCGTCGGAGCTCTGGGGGGCGGCGCCCGAGTTTCTGGAGGCCACCCGCGCGCGCCTCGGTCTGCCGGAGGGCGCCCTCTCGCTGCCGTCCGACCTGAACGCCGTCGGCGGTCGACTGCTCGGGTGGTTCTCGTCGGCGGCGGGCGTGCTCTCGGGCGCGCTGGTGGTGCTCGTGGTGGCCGTCTACACCGCCGCCTCCCCGGCACAGTACACGGGCGCCGTGGACCGGCTGTTCGACCGCGACCACCAGCCGTTCGTCGAGGACGTGCTGTCGGACATGGGCACGGTGCTGCTGGCGTGGGTCAAAGGCGTCGGCATCGCGGTGGCCGTGCTGGGGCTGATGGCGGTCGTCGGGCTGACGGCGATCGGGCTACCGGGCGCGCTGGCGCTGGCCGCGTTCGCGGCGGTGCTGACCGTGATCCCCACGTTCGGGCCGTTCATCGGGTGGGCGCCGGCCATCATCGTCGGCTTTGCCGAGGGCACGACGACGGGGCTGTGGACGCTGGGGCTGGCCGTCGCGGCGCAGCAGGTCGAGGGCAACCTCATCACCCCCAAGGTGCAGGGCGCCATGATCCGCGTCGCGCCGGCGTTCGTGGTCGCGGGGCAGATCGTGCTGGGCGCGCTGACCGGCTTCCTGGGCATCCTGCTCGTCGTCCCCATCCTGGGCGTCGGGCGGGTGCTGTTGCAGCGCCTCTACATCGGCCCGTTCGTGGAGGGCGAGGCCGCCGACCCGGACGACCCGTCCGAGGCGGCCCTGGTCGAGCCCGACGCCGAGGCTGGCTAGCTCGGCCTCGGGCCCGAGGCGGGCACGGCGGCGCGTGGCACCGGCGCCGCGGCCGAGGCGACGAGGGGCACGGCGGGCTGCTTCTCGGTCAGGTACGGCCAGTAGCGCTTGGGCACGTGCCGGAGGTGGAGCTTGAGGTTGCGTCGCTCGGGGATGGTGACGGCCTGGAAGTACGCCTTCCACATCGTCTGGTACGCCGCCTCGTCGGGCGCCTCGTCGGCGAGGCCCAGCGTCACGGCCGGGACGATGCGGGACGCGGGCGCCCCCGCCTCGCGCTCCGGAGCCGGCGTGTGGACGAGCGCCAGCCCGCGGCGGGCGTCGACGATGCGCCACGCCAGCGTCGGGTAGCGCGCCTCGAAGTGGGGGTGCAGGATGGGCAGCACGTGGTACTCGGGCCGCGCCGTCGCCGTCCACGTCTCGACGCCGTCCGCGACGTGCTCCTCGAAGCGGACGAACGCTTCCATCCGGTGCGCCTCGCGGCCGACGCGCCCGGCCCACCGCCCGACCTCGCGCGCAGGCTCGAACGTCCAGTCGTCGGCCACCGCCTTGCCCTCCACGCGGACGGCGTCGGCCAGGCGGAGCACGGCGACCTCGATGCCCGGCCGCTCGCTCAGGACCGCCCGCCGGAGCCGCCCGACGAGCCCCGGCACCGCGCGGTCCAGCCCTCGCTCGACGCGGTCGGCCACGGTCGCCTCGGTCTCGACGCGGAGGGTGTCGCCGAACAGCGTCCCGCTCGCCCGCTCTCCAGCGAGGCCCACCGAGGCGGGCAGGGCGCCCCGCCGGTACGTCTCGGCGTAGGCGCAGAGCAGGCCGGCGAACGTGCCGTCGGTCTCGACGGCAAGGTGCGGGTCGACGGGCAAGGCGGGATGCTCGGACATCGGCTAGGCCGCCTTCGCGAGAGGTGCCGCTTTCGCGAGCGGCGCTGGCATCACGAGCGGCGCCGGCGCGAAGAGCGACAGCTGGGGGGCCTCGGCCTTGCCGCCCACGATCCGTCGGCGGACGGCGCCGGGGTCGGAGCCGATCAGGTGAGGCTTGTGGTCCGGCGTCGTCAGGAAGTACTGGGCGCGCTTCATCACGACGCCCATCGCCCGCAGGTCGTCCCAGCGGACGGTGCCGCGCCGCCGCGCCGCGACGATCCGCTTCGAGCTCCGGATGCCGAGCCCGGGCACCCGCTGGAGCCACTCGATCGGCGCCGTGTTGACGTCGACAGGGAAGAGGGTCGGGAATCGCAACGCGTAGGCCGTCTTCGGGTCGATGTCGCTGTCGAGGTTGGCGGACCCAGGCGGGGCCACCTCGTCCAAGTCGAAGCCGTACTTGCGCAGGAGCCAGTCGGCCTGGTAGAGGCGGTGCTCGCGGTGGAGCGGGGCGCGATAGCTCTCGGGGTCCGGCACGCGGTCGTCGCCGCCGAGGGGCACGAAGCCGGAGAAGTAGACGCGCCGGAGCTTCTGCTCCGAGTACAGCCCGTCGGTCAGCTCCAGGATCTGGCGGTCCGTCTCCGGCGTCGCCCCGATCACGAGCTGGGTGCTCTGGCCACCCGCCGCGAACCGGGGCGCGCGGCGGTCTTTCTGCCGCTCCTCCCTGGCCGCGTCGATCCGGTCGCGGACGTGGCCCATCGGCGCGAACACCTGGTGGTAGTCCTTCTCCGGCGCGACCTGCTTGAGCCCGGCCTCGCTCGGGATCTCGACGTTGACCGACAGGCGGTCGGCCAGGCGCCCGGCCTCGGTGAGCAACTCGGGCGAGGCGCCTGGGATCACCTTGAGGTGGATGTAGCCGTTGAAGAGGTGGTCGTGGCGGAGCGACCGGGCCACGGCGACCAGCTTCTCAGTCGTCGTGTCGGCGTCGCCGAAGATTCCCGACGACAGGAACAGCCCCTCGATGTAGTTCCGCTTGTAGAACCCCATCGTCAGCTCGACGACCTCCTTGACGGTAAACGCAACGCGCTCGACCTCCTCGTTCGAGCGGCGGCTCACGCAGTAGGCGCAGTCGTAGATGCAGACGTTCGAGAACAGCACCTTGAGGAGCGAGACGCACCGGCCGTCCTCGGTGTACGAGTGGCAGATGCCCGCGCCCGTGCTGTTGCCGATGCCGGTCGGCGAGTTCTTGCGTGTGCCGCCGGACGAGGCGCACGAGGCGTCGTACTTGGCCGCGTCGGCGAGGATTTCCAGCTTCTCGATGACCTGTCGACGCATTCCGGAGGGGGCCCGAGGCGGGCGAATTGGGCGGAGCCCAAAGATCTGGGATAGGTGTGACAGGTGTGTGGCGCGTCCCTGGGAGAACCCGTCGCTAGTGCACCGCTCCCATGACCGGCCGCTGACACCCGGGCGTGCGACCCTGCGGCCTCCCCACCGCGCCCGTCATGGACCTCACCGTCGGCGTCGGGCCGCCGCGCTCGGCGCTCCCGCCCGACCTCGGCGTCGGCCTCCCGCTCGTCAAGGCGGCGTTGCTCTACGGAGACCGTGTCACGCTGTGCAGCCCGGCCGCGAGCCTGCTGCTGCGCCTGCGGGATCACACCCCGACGGCGGTGGGGTCGCGACTCGCCGTGCTCGCCGGGCTGGCCGACGACCTCGGCCTCGGTGACGCGCCCGCTCGCCTGGCCCATGTCGTCGACACCCCCCATGTCGACCCCGAGGTGGTCCGGCTGACGGTGGACGCCTGGTGGCGGCGCTACCGCCGCGCGTTGGCCGAGGCTCTCGTGGAGAGCGGACTGGAGGCGCTGGGCCCGGCCGTCGCGGCAGGGCGTCTGACGGTCGAGACGCTCGGCGTCGGGGCCATCGCCGGGCCGTCGGACTTCGCGGAGGCGGCGGCCGAGACCTACGCCAGGGTGGTCGCGGATGCGGTCTCGCAGGGCCATACCACGCCGTTGCTGGACGGGGCCACCGCCGACGGGCTCCGCGGCGCGGTGGCGTCGGGGCGCCTCGGCGTGTCGGAGCCACGGGCGCACCGGGCGCGCGACGGCGGCCTCGCGGCGCACGTGCTGCAGCGACTCCCGCTGTTCGACCGGGCGACGGTCGCCGAGGTGCTCGACATCCGCGCCGACCTGGACGCGGCACTGACGCGGTTCCGCGCCGCCGTGGGTGCCTTCGCGGCGGAGGTCGCCGCAGCGGCCTGGGACCCCGACTTCGCCGTCGAGGCGGACCGCGTCTACCAGCGGCAGGTGGCGCCCGCGGTCGCCGAGATCGAGGACGCGGTCGCGACGGTAGGCTACCTCCGCGAACTCGTCACGCGCTACGCCGAGCGTCCGGGCCAGTTCGTGCCGCTCGCCGCGCCAGCGCTGACGGTCGCACTGGCCTCTCCGGACGTGCTCGCCCAGACCGTCGCGGCGACGCTCGCGGGCGGGTCGGTCCTCGCCAACGCCGCGCAGGCGGGCTGGGCCGTCGCCGACGCTCGCCGTGCGGCCCGCGCGAAGCGCCTGTTCTTCGTCTACGCCGCCCGGCGGCGCTTCGCGGGCGACCGGTCGTGGCGGGGCCGGACCGCATAGCCTGCTCCGCCTCGGGCCCGAGGCGGGCGCGCTCAGTCGCAGCCAAAGGCGCCGTCCGCCGGAGGGGTCAGTTCCATGCGGACCTGCGCGTTGCCGGTGGCGCACATGCCGCGGAGCGTGCCCGCGTCGTCCGACGAGAGGTCGCAGGCGAGGGGGCGGGGCAGGATCGTGCCTGGCAGGCGGAGGCGGCTCGTCGTGAACCGGAGCCGCCCGCGCTGCCACGTGGCTGGAGCGCTCTCGGGGACGCTCGCGGTCCGCCCGGCGACGCTGAGGTCGAGCGTGAAGCCCGTCGCGCAACGCTCCAGCGTGGCATTGACGGCATGGCGAGCGCCGTCGGCGTCCGTGAGCGTGCCGGTCCATGTGCCGGAGGGCAGCATCTGGGCCGCCGCACCGGGCGCGGCGAGGAGCACGGCGAGCAGAAGAAGGCGAGAGACGGGGGCGGACATCGGCGTGGTGGGGCGGCTCGGGCTTCAGGGCGTGTGGAGGCGGTGCGCAAGATCGGCCGGGACGGGAACGGGTGCCGGACGCACGCGGCCGATCTCGAACGTGGCGGCGACCGCGGCTGGTGTCCGCGGGCGCGCGTCGCCCTGCCCGAGCGCGGCCGCCAGCCAGCCGACCAGCGCCTCGGGCGCCACGCCGGCCTCGCGGAGGGAGCGGACCGTGAGGCCCTCGTCTCGCTTCGACAGCTTCTCGCCGTCGGCGCCGACCAGCAGGGGGAGGTGGGCGTAGGTCGGGGGCGTCCCGCCGAGGGCCTCGATCAGGCGGATCTGCCGGGCGGTCGAGTCCAGCAGGTCCATCCCCCGGACGACCTCGGTGACGCCCATCGCGAGGTCGTCCACGACGACGGCTAGCTGGTACGCGTAGACGCCGTCGCGGCGCTTCAGCACGAAGTCGCCCACGGACGTGCTGACGTCCTCCGAGACCTCGCCCACGACGCGGTCGGTGAACGCGACCGTGCCCGCCTCGACGCGGAATCGGAGGGCCGCATCGGCGACAGCGGCGGGGTCGTCGAGCCACGCGGCCGGGAGGGCGTCGGGGCGGAGGCTGACAGGGTAGGGGGGGAGGCCGTCAGAGCCGTGGGGGGCGCTCGCGAGTGCGCGGAGGTCGGCGCGCGAGACGCGGCAGGGGAACAGGTGGCCTCCGTCGGCGAGGCGTCGCAGCGCAGCCTCGTAGATCGCGCTGCGCTCGGACTGACGGTATGGTCCGTCCGGTCCGCCGACGTCCGGGCCCTCGTCCCAGTCGAGACCGAGCCATCGGGCGTCCGCGATCTGGCGCTCGGCCGAGCCCGGGACGGCGCGCGGTCCGTCGAGGTCTTCCACTCGCCACACGAACCGGCCGCCCTGGCGTCGTGCGCTCGCCCAGGCCGCCAGCGCGGCCAACGCGCTCCCCACGTGGAGGTCGCCCGTCGGGCTCGGCGCAAACCGGCCCACGGGAGGATGGCTCGTCGGCTCGCCGAGGGCAGGGGCAGGGGCAGGGGGGAGAGGAGCGGGCATACAGCGGCGACGCGCGCGACGGCGTCGGGGTTCACGAGGGACTGTGATCAGGTGAATGACGAGATCGTCCCCCTGGGAGGCATTTCGCCGAGGGCCGGGAAACTGGCCGGAGCCGCCGCCCGTGCCCCAATGGCCACCTCGCTCTCTGCTCATACTTCAGGACACGCATGCATCTCTCCAGACTCTTCCCTCTCGCGCTCGTGGCGCTGGTCGCCGCTGCGCCCGCCGCCCAGCCCGACCTCCGCATCTCCTCGTTCCTGGAAGAGGGGGACCAGCAGGCGGAGGCCGGCGACCGGGTGACCGTCGAGTACACGGTCACGAACTCCGGCGACCAGGACGTCGAGGACGTGCCCGTCGCGTTCTATTTCTCCAACGACGCCGCCTTCGACGACGGCGACCAGTTCCTCGAGGCCGAGGAGGTCAACGTCGAAGCCGGCGAGAGCGAGGGCGACTCCGAGCAGTTCAACCTGCCCTCTGGCATCGCCGACGGCGACTACTTCGTGCTCGCCGTCGTCGACCCGAACGACTTCGTCTTCGAGACGGACGAGACCAACAACGTCGGCGCGAACGCCATCACGATCGGTGAGGGCGGCGGCGGGCCAGGCCCGGACCTGGTCGTCTCCGCCTCGGTCGCCCCGGATGACGGTGACGTCGGCACGTCCCGGCCCGACGCAGGCGAGGACGTGACGCTCGACTACACGGTGTCCAACGTCGGCGGCGTGAACTCGGGGAGCCTGACCCTGCGGTTCTACTTCTCCTCCGACACCACGATCGACGGGGCGGACGAGGTGCTGCTCGACATCGGCAACGATGGGATCGACGCAGGTGACAACGCGGACGACTCGGCGACGGTCACCATCCCTGAAGGAACAGCTGACGGGACGTACTACATCTTGCTCGAGGTCGACACCTTCGACGAGGTCGCGGAGACCAACGAGGGCAACAACACCGCCTCGGTCGAGGTCGGGGTGCCCGGCGGCGGCGGCGGCGGCGGCGGCGGCGCGGACCTGGTGGTCTCGGGCACGCTCACGTCGGGCGACCCGATGGCCGGCGAGGACGTGACCCTCGACTACGCGATCTCGAACGTCGGCGACGAGAACACCGGCCCGCTCGTGCTCCGGTTCTACTTCTCGGCCGACCCCGTGCTCGACCCCGCGGATGACGTGCTGCTCGACATCGACAACGACGGCGTCGACGCGGACGACGAGTCGGACGACTCGGCGACGGTGACCATTCCCGAAGGCACGGCCGACGGGACCTACTACATCGTCCTCGAGGTCGACGCCGACGAGCAGGTCGCGGAGAGCGACGAGGACAACAACACGGCTGCGGTCGAAGTGACGGTCGACGGCACGTCGGGAGGCAATGCGGCCATCGGCGAGATCGGCGTATTCAACTGGCCCGAGCAGGAGCCCGGCCGCTTCTACCCCATTTTCCTGGAGCGGGCCTACACGAGCCCGGTCGTGGTGGCGCCCTCGTTCTCCTCGGAACAGGTCGCCAGCCCCGCCGTCCCGCGCGTGCGTGACGTGACGGCCGACCGGTTCGAGATCCAGCTTGCCGAGTGGCCCTACCTCAACGGCACGCACCTCGACCTCGACATCCCGTACCTGGTGGTCGAGGAGGGCGTCCACACCCTGGACGACGGGCGGCGGATCGAGGCGGGCTTTACCACGACCAACGGCAACGGCGTCGGGTCGATCGACTACGCGACGGCCTTCCCGGGCGCGCCGATCGTGTTCGCCCAGGCCATCGACACCGACGCCGTGGTGACGGCGCGGCTGCGGGTGCGGGAGGACCGGGCGCAGGTCCGGTTGGTGCAGCAGGAGGCCGGCGGCCCCTCCCTGGCGCCGGCCACGGTCGCCTGGGTCGCCATCGAGGCGGGTGTGGGCAGCGGGTCGCGCCCGGCCGTCGCCAAGCGGGTCCGCGCTGGTGACTCGATCACGCGGACCCGCTACGGCACGACCGTCTCGACGAGCGCCCTGATCCTGGCCGCGACGCAGTCGATCGCCGAGGCCGACCCGGTGACGGTCCGGGTCCGCCTGACGGGTCGCATCGGCGCGCGGCTGCTGCTCCAGGAGGAGCGCTCGGCCGACGACGAGACCTCGCACGCCCAAGAACTGGTCGGCTACGCCGTCTTCGAGCCGGGTACGCTGCGGTCGTCGTCGTCCGCGCGTGTGGCGCCGGTGCGCGCGTCCTCGGAAGCGTCGGCGCTGGTCATGGGGGCTCGCCCGAACCCGGTCCGAGGCCGGGCCGTGGTCGCCTTCGAGGTCGCCGAGGCCGGGACCGTCCGCCTCGACGTGTTCGACACGACGGGCCGCCGCGTGACGACGCTGGCCGACGGGCCGCAGACAGCCGGGACGCACGAGGTGCCGCTGGATGCGTCGCGGTGGTCGGCAGGCGTCTACCTGGTCCGGCTGGTCGATGGCGCCGGCGCGGTCACGACCAGCCAACTGACGGTCCTCCGTTAGCCGAGATCGCGCAGGACGCGGTCGTTCAGCCGGTGCCCACCGCTGAACGTCCGTGTCTCGACCGGGACGTCGGCGGCCCGGAGCCGGGCCTCCTGCTCCAGCACGCGGGCGGGCGTGGCGAACCCGTCGCGGTCGCCCGCGACGAGTGTGACGCCCGCGTCGGTGAGCCACCCCGCCTCGGCGCCGAGGTCGAGGTCGTGGGGCAGGCCACCGCCCCACAGGATCAACCGGTCGGCACGCCGCGGACGCCGCGCCAGCAGCGGACTCCGGGCCAGCCATCGGGAGACGGTGGCCGCGCCCTGGCTGAACCCGAAGCCGGTCAGGCGGACCGCGAGCGGGTCGGCGTCGGCACGGGTGCAGGCGGCCACGAACACGTCGTCGAGGTAGCGCGTGAGGTCGGCGATGTCGGACGCCCGCTCCTCGCGCGTCATCCAGGTGGCCCCGACGCGGCGGTCGCGCGCGGGCGCCGCGTCCACGGGCGTGACGTAGAACCGGCTCAGCGCCTCGGGGGCCACCACCAGCCGCCCCGGTCGCTCGACGGCGCGGAAGTGACGCCCGAAGTAGGGCACCAGCTGGCCGTAGCCGTGGCAGGCCATCCACACCTCATCCACGGGGCCGTCCTCGGGGCCCAGCACGGCGTACCGGGCGGTCTTGACGGCGGCGATCTGGCGGACGGTCACGAGTGAGGAGTGAGGAGTGAGGAGTGAGGAGTGAGGAGTGAGGTCGCCACGGCCATGAAAAGTTCCACTCCGTCTCCGACTCCGCCCACCTCGGTGCCGAGGCGGGTGCACCTTGGCTCTCCGCGCTCTCCGCGCTCTCCGCGCTCTCCGCGCTCTCCGCGCTCTCCGCGCTCTCCGCGCTCTCCGCGCCCCAGTGGCCCATCGCAAGCCTCACCTTCCCACCAAGACGTGCCCCGTCTGCAGCCGTCCCTTCGCGTGGCGCAAGAAGTGGGCGCGCGACTGGGAGGCCGTCGTGTACTGCTCCGAGCGCTGCCGACGCAGCAAGTCGTCGGCAGGCGGGCCGTCTACTGGCGACGGAGCGAGAACTCGTCTTGGTTCGACGGGCTGAGAGTGATCGTGAAGTCGCTCTCGTAGTCCTCGAACACCTCGAAGGTGTAGCCGTGAATGATCTGGGTCGCCTCCAGGCGTGCCCGGTCGCCGACGACGGTGAACGTCCAGAGGTCCTTCGGGAAGATGCCCAACTCCTCGGCCTGCGGCAGGTCGAGCTCCAGCGTGGGGCGGCCGTAGGTGCCGTAGACGGGCCACGTCTGCACGAGGTCGTCGTCCCAGATCGCCGTCCGCTCGATGATGGTCTGGTTGCCGTCCTCGTCGTCGCGGGGCTCGCGGAGCGTGAACGTGCCGGTGTTGTACTGGTAGAGGTAGCCGAGAACGAGGCCGTCCTCGTCTTCGGTCAGTTCGAACTCGTAGCGGGTCTCGTAGTCGGTGAGCACCCGGAAGTTCTGACCCGCCATGAGCGTGTCGATCTGGAACTCGGCCGTGCCGGCCCAGACGCCGGACGTGGCGCTGGTGGACGAGCCACTCGAGTCGCAGGCAGAGAGACCGAGCAGGACCGTGGCGGCGAGGAGGACGCGGAGGGCAGTCATAGGAGGGGGCGAGCGGACATCCCCACGGATATCGGCTCCCTCCGAGCGGGCCTTAATCCCGGCGCCCGACTTCTGCTACGCCTCGGTCTGCGGACGCCGCGGGGCGCGGACGATGCCGTACGGACCCGCGTGCCCGGCGTAGCGGCCGAGTACCTGCGGCTCCACCGTCGGCTCGTCACACTCGACGTCGCCGTCGGTGCCGACGGTGCCGAGGGACAGGCGGCCGCCGTCCATCACCACGACAGTCTCGCCCTCGGGCGCCTCGTCATCGGAGACGAACACGTAGCGGGCATCTCCGAGCTCCGACGTGCGGGCAGTGTCGTCCTCGATTTCCAGGGCGTGGAGGCCCGAGAAGTCCGGGAAGAGCGTCGTCAGCGAGAGCCGGTCCGAGGGGGACGGCTCGATGCGCCCGTCGCGAAAGGCCCCCTTGACGCGGATCGACCCGTCCCGCGAGGTCGACTCCACGAGCGCGTAGCCGTTTCGGTCGCGCTGGAGAAACCCCTTTCGTGAGAGCGCCTGCAGGTTCTGCGTGACCGAGTTGGGCGACCGGTAAGCGAAGTGGTCGGCGATTTCGCGGTAGGTCGGCCAGACCTTGTGCGTCTCGACGTGCTCGCGCAGGTATTCGAGGAAAGAGTGCTGCTTCTGGGTCAGCTGTCGACGGCTCATGGAGGACCAGGGTGTCCGTCGCGAAGGTAGGGCACGCGTCCGTCACACACAACTCTGCACAGGTAGCCGATGGCGGAAGCCAGGCCGCCTCGCGAGGGGTGCAGGGCGGTTCCGTACGGAACTCAGGCCTCGTCCTGGCGCCCCAGTCCGGCATCGAGTTGGTCCGCCACCTGGCGAACGCGCTCCGGGTACGTGGACTCGGTGTGCACCCGCACGAAGGCGTCGACGAGGCCCTCCACCTCGCGGCGGACGTCTGGGGCGAGGCGCATGCGACCGGCGGTGGCGAGCGGCGTCCGCGCGAGCACGGCGAAGGCGCGGAGCGCGGCGCGGCTGGCCTCGATGCCACCGCTGGAAGACGACATCTCGTATGCGCCCGCCTCGGCCCCCGCCGGGATCACGGCACCGCTCTGGAGGAGCAACCGCCCGCCCTCGTCCCCGAGCGCCTCGACATCCTCCCGCCGGATGTCGGGCGCGAAGCCGAGCAGCGAGGCGAGATGAAGCTGAAACCAGGGCACGGCGTTGGCTGCGTTGGCGTCCGCCTCGTCGATGTGCTCCAGCGTCCGTACGACGAGGTCAAGCGCGAGCGGGTGGGCCTCGCCTTCCTCCACGAGCGAGCGCGTGACCTCGAGCACGCGGAGGCCCAGCGGAACGCGCTCGATCTCGGACGTGAGGCGCTTGAACCGGACCACGTGGGCGGTCTCCTTGAGCGTCTGTAGGCCACGCTGGGGCCGGTGGTAGTAGACCGCCTGGACGTACGAAAGAGGCTGGAGCGTCGAGCCGAAGGCGCTCGTCGGACGCCGCGCGCCCCGTGCGAGCACGCCGATGACGCCATGAGGGCGCGTCAGCAGCC
This window contains:
- a CDS encoding TIGR03915 family putative DNA repair protein → MSEHPALPVDPHLAVETDGTFAGLLCAYAETYRRGALPASVGLAGERASGTLFGDTLRVETEATVADRVERGLDRAVPGLVGRLRRAVLSERPGIEVAVLRLADAVRVEGKAVADDWTFEPAREVGRWAGRVGREAHRMEAFVRFEEHVADGVETWTATARPEYHVLPILHPHFEARYPTLAWRIVDARRGLALVHTPAPEREAGAPASRIVPAVTLGLADEAPDEAAYQTMWKAYFQAVTIPERRNLKLHLRHVPKRYWPYLTEKQPAVPLVASAAAPVPRAAVPASGPRPS
- a CDS encoding AI-2E family transporter, whose translation is MTPRPTPLDTSVSFRQRARYVVVLVALAVVALFVLWTTRQAVLLVFLGVAIGVLFFHASQWLAERTGVPRGAALAGVVLAVIGAIASASALGGPRLMAEASELWGAAPEFLEATRARLGLPEGALSLPSDLNAVGGRLLGWFSSAAGVLSGALVVLVVAVYTAASPAQYTGAVDRLFDRDHQPFVEDVLSDMGTVLLAWVKGVGIAVAVLGLMAVVGLTAIGLPGALALAAFAAVLTVIPTFGPFIGWAPAIIVGFAEGTTTGLWTLGLAVAAQQVEGNLITPKVQGAMIRVAPAFVVAGQIVLGALTGFLGILLVVPILGVGRVLLQRLYIGPFVEGEAADPDDPSEAALVEPDAEAG
- a CDS encoding alpha/beta hydrolase; this encodes MTVRQIAAVKTARYAVLGPEDGPVDEVWMACHGYGQLVPYFGRHFRAVERPGRLVVAPEALSRFYVTPVDAAPARDRRVGATWMTREERASDIADLTRYLDDVFVAACTRADADPLAVRLTGFGFSQGAATVSRWLARSPLLARRPRRADRLILWGGGLPHDLDLGAEAGWLTDAGVTLVAGDRDGFATPARVLEQEARLRAADVPVETRTFSGGHRLNDRVLRDLG
- a CDS encoding putative DNA modification/repair radical SAM protein — encoded protein: MRRQVIEKLEILADAAKYDASCASSGGTRKNSPTGIGNSTGAGICHSYTEDGRCVSLLKVLFSNVCIYDCAYCVSRRSNEEVERVAFTVKEVVELTMGFYKRNYIEGLFLSSGIFGDADTTTEKLVAVARSLRHDHLFNGYIHLKVIPGASPELLTEAGRLADRLSVNVEIPSEAGLKQVAPEKDYHQVFAPMGHVRDRIDAAREERQKDRRAPRFAAGGQSTQLVIGATPETDRQILELTDGLYSEQKLRRVYFSGFVPLGGDDRVPDPESYRAPLHREHRLYQADWLLRKYGFDLDEVAPPGSANLDSDIDPKTAYALRFPTLFPVDVNTAPIEWLQRVPGLGIRSSKRIVAARRRGTVRWDDLRAMGVVMKRAQYFLTTPDHKPHLIGSDPGAVRRRIVGGKAEAPQLSLFAPAPLVMPAPLAKAAPLAKAA
- a CDS encoding LexA family transcriptional regulator, which produces MSRRQLTQKQHSFLEYLREHVETHKVWPTYREIADHFAYRSPNSVTQNLQALSRKGFLQRDRNGYALVESTSRDGSIRVKGAFRDGRIEPSPSDRLSLTTLFPDFSGLHALEIEDDTARTSELGDARYVFVSDDEAPEGETVVVMDGGRLSLGTVGTDGDVECDEPTVEPQVLGRYAGHAGPYGIVRAPRRPQTEA
- the gluQRS gene encoding tRNA glutamyl-Q(34) synthetase GluQRS; translation: MPAPLPPAPAPALGEPTSHPPVGRFAPSPTGDLHVGSALAALAAWASARRQGGRFVWRVEDLDGPRAVPGSAERQIADARWLGLDWDEGPDVGGPDGPYRQSERSAIYEAALRRLADGGHLFPCRVSRADLRALASAPHGSDGLPPYPVSLRPDALPAAWLDDPAAVADAALRFRVEAGTVAFTDRVVGEVSEDVSTSVGDFVLKRRDGVYAYQLAVVVDDLAMGVTEVVRGMDLLDSTARQIRLIEALGGTPPTYAHLPLLVGADGEKLSKRDEGLTVRSLREAGVAPEALVGWLAAALGQGDARPRTPAAVAATFEIGRVRPAPVPVPADLAHRLHTP
- a CDS encoding CARDB domain-containing protein, encoding MHLSRLFPLALVALVAAAPAAQPDLRISSFLEEGDQQAEAGDRVTVEYTVTNSGDQDVEDVPVAFYFSNDAAFDDGDQFLEAEEVNVEAGESEGDSEQFNLPSGIADGDYFVLAVVDPNDFVFETDETNNVGANAITIGEGGGGPGPDLVVSASVAPDDGDVGTSRPDAGEDVTLDYTVSNVGGVNSGSLTLRFYFSSDTTIDGADEVLLDIGNDGIDAGDNADDSATVTIPEGTADGTYYILLEVDTFDEVAETNEGNNTASVEVGVPGGGGGGGGGADLVVSGTLTSGDPMAGEDVTLDYAISNVGDENTGPLVLRFYFSADPVLDPADDVLLDIDNDGVDADDESDDSATVTIPEGTADGTYYIVLEVDADEQVAESDEDNNTAAVEVTVDGTSGGNAAIGEIGVFNWPEQEPGRFYPIFLERAYTSPVVVAPSFSSEQVASPAVPRVRDVTADRFEIQLAEWPYLNGTHLDLDIPYLVVEEGVHTLDDGRRIEAGFTTTNGNGVGSIDYATAFPGAPIVFAQAIDTDAVVTARLRVREDRAQVRLVQQEAGGPSLAPATVAWVAIEAGVGSGSRPAVAKRVRAGDSITRTRYGTTVSTSALILAATQSIAEADPVTVRVRLTGRIGARLLLQEERSADDETSHAQELVGYAVFEPGTLRSSSSARVAPVRASSEASALVMGARPNPVRGRAVVAFEVAEAGTVRLDVFDTTGRRVTTLADGPQTAGTHEVPLDASRWSAGVYLVRLVDGAGAVTTSQLTVLR
- the recO gene encoding DNA repair protein RecO; its protein translation is MIVRTDAIVLHAFDYGETSRIVRLLTRPHGVIGVLARGARRPTSAFGSTLQPLSYVQAVYYHRPQRGLQTLKETAHVVRFKRLTSEIERVPLGLRVLEVTRSLVEEGEAHPLALDLVVRTLEHIDEADANAANAVPWFQLHLASLLGFAPDIRREDVEALGDEGGRLLLQSGAVIPAGAEAGAYEMSSSSGGIEASRAALRAFAVLARTPLATAGRMRLAPDVRREVEGLVDAFVRVHTESTYPERVRQVADQLDAGLGRQDEA